From Pagrus major chromosome 18, Pma_NU_1.0, a single genomic window includes:
- the sfxn5b gene encoding sideroflexin-5b gives MAESAACPAFQLGRPRYEQGSFLGRLRHFIDIIDPSTLFVSEKELKDSIKLLDDFKHGTLPPGVSDSQLWEAQKIKQAIIHPDTGEKIFMPFRMSGYVPFGTPIVIGLLLPNQTVVSTIIWQWLNQSHNACVNYANRNATKPTPTSKFLQGYVGAVTSAVSIAVGLNVLIQKANKLSPATRMIIQRLVPFPAVASANICNVGLMRHNELSEGVDVLDNNGKVVGSSKIAARHAIMETAFTRVVLPMPIFVLPPIIMSYLERLRFLQSNRRLLLPIHSVVCLVTFGLSLPVAISLFPQMSQIEVSRLEPEIAMATDCKVVTYNKGL, from the exons GGTTCATTCCTCGGTCGTCTCAGACACTTCATAGACATCATTGACCCCAGCACgctgtttgtgtctgag AAAGAGCTGAAAGACAGCATCAAACTACTTGATGACTTTAAACATGGCACGCTTCCACCTGGAGTCTCTGACAGTCAG CTGTGGGAAGCCCAGAAGATCAAGCAG GCCATCATTCATCCTGACACAGGAGAGAAGATCTTCATGCCATTTCGAATGTCAG GTTATGTACCATTCGGAACGCCGATT GTCATTGGCCTTCTTCTCCCAAATCAGACTGTGGTGTCTACCATTATATGGCAG TGGCTGAACCAAAGTCACAATGCCTGCGTGAACTATGCCAACCGCAACGCCACAAAG CCTACGCCAACATCCAAGTTTCTTCAAGGCTACGTAGGAGCTGTGACCAGTGCCGTTTCTATTGCA GTGGGACTGAATGTGCTGATTCAGAAAGCCAACAAGCTGAGTCCTGCCACCAGAATGATAATACAGAGACTTGTCCCCTTCCCAGCTGTAG CAAGTGCAAACATCTGTAACGTGGGCCTGATGAGACACAACGAGCTGTCCGAAGGTGTCGACGTTCTGGACAACAACGGGAAGGTGGTGGGATCATCCAAAATTGCTGCGAGGCAT GCGATTATGGAGACTGCGTTCACACGTGTGGTCCTCCCGATGCCAATCTTCGTGCTGCCCCCCATCATTATGTCCTACCTAGAGAG GCTGCGATTTCTGCAGAGCAACCGCAGATTGTTGCTGCCCATCCACAGCGTCGTGTGCCTGGTTACCTTCGGCCTCTCGCTGCCCGTGGCCATCAGCCTGTTCCCCCAGATGTCTCAG ATTGAGGTGTCTCGCCTGGAGCCGGAGATCGCCATGGCAACAGATTGTAAGGTGGTGACCTACAACAAGGGTTTATGA